In Maniola hyperantus chromosome 13, iAphHyp1.2, whole genome shotgun sequence, one genomic interval encodes:
- the T48 gene encoding uncharacterized protein T48 yields MNQMLVALALLTASAHAQLRPADAPPHINDTRCGPECVRCAADGCVKCARLLIWPGGVCAHDCPAGTREAWANDDHLMGRVCYPAHTYNEVLVGGACGAIVCIALVAGIAAYTRCRRSARAQARPLPQPHQDDDVQLREFHKQLDCLRPHAYTLLAILNHTRHQVRELYQLGNNDAAMAYSCVLSDLAKLLILLNKAQVPVVPEEWPRLSSWAERILKRYSRMSVGQQQQGQLVNFLPSPPSQRSDSDTTQQSFTTFKPPSYSPTSYESHNILDKDLENQCEWSDAGRPPSYSQIERESETIVLSDPWERRPIVRRESVWLEDELFEMTRRPQDELTTEL; encoded by the exons ATGAACCAAATGCTGGTGGCGCTGGCGCTGCTGACGGCGAGCGCTCACGCTCAGCTCCGGCCGGCCGACGCGCCTCCTCACATCAACGACACAC GATGCGGTCCAGAGTGCGTCCGGTGCGCAGCGGACGGGTGCGTCAAGTGCGCTCGTCTGCTCATCTGGCCAGGCGGAGTTTGCGCGCACGACTGCCCCGCAGGCACTCGCGAGGCCTGGGCAAATGATGACCACCTCATGGGTCGGGTGTGCTACCCTGCTCACACCTATAATGAA GTGTTAGTTGGTGGTGCATGCGGTGCGATCGTATGCATAGCATTGGTGGCCGGAATAGCCGCATACACTCGATGTCGCAGGAGCGCGCGAGCTCAGGCGCGTCCTCTGCCGCAGCCCCACCAAGACGACGACGTGCAGCTGCGAGAGTTCCACAAACAGCTGGACTGTTTAAGA CCTCATGCATACACTTTGCTAGCAATATTAAACCACACAAGACATCAAGTGCGAGAGCTCTACCAACTTGGAAACAATGATGCTGCTATGGCCTACag TTGTGTGCTGAGTGACCTGGCGAAGCTTCTCATTCTTTTAAACAAAGCGCAAGTGCCTGTTGTTCCGGAGGAGTGGCCAAGGTTGTCTAGTTGGGCTGAAAG GATTCTGAAACGCTACAGCCGGATGAGTGTAGGCCAACAGCAGCAGGGACAGTTGGTGAACTTCCTACCTTCCCCACCGAGTCAGAGATCGGATTCCGATACGACGCAACAATCCTTCACCACTTTCAAACCACCGTCCTATTCCCCAACTTCCTACGAAAGTCATAATATCTTAGACAAGGATTTAGAGAATCAGTGCGAAtggagcgacgcaggaagacCACCGAGCTATTCCCAAATAGAAAGAGAAAGTGAAACTATCGTCCTCTCAGATCCATGGGAGAGGCGACCGATAGTTAGGAGAGAAAGTGTGTGGTTGGAAGACGAACTCTTCGAAATGACGAGGCGGCCGCAAGACGAACTTACCACAGAATTGTAG